The Ferroacidibacillus organovorans genome contains a region encoding:
- a CDS encoding class I SAM-dependent methyltransferase, translated as MRWKYYHTKFHYDACNPSIKATSAWIGHRPFAYDLVRFLKPQTIVELGTHWGASFFCFCQAVSNAGTQATCFAVDTWRGDAHSGEYGEEIYNGVVEVANRLYPDIAILIRNTFDHALDLIEDGSVHLLHIDGFHTLEAVTYDFQSWLPKLAEHGVVLFHDIAVKEHGFGVYQLWEELKKHHPSLEFQHSSGLGVLFPKGTNKSINKILSLKEEFQAIYTG; from the coding sequence TTGAGATGGAAGTACTACCACACGAAGTTTCACTATGATGCTTGTAATCCATCCATCAAAGCCACCTCGGCGTGGATTGGCCATCGACCATTTGCATATGATTTAGTCAGGTTTTTAAAACCACAGACGATCGTCGAGCTTGGTACACATTGGGGTGCTTCATTTTTTTGTTTTTGCCAAGCGGTGTCAAATGCAGGAACACAGGCGACTTGTTTTGCTGTCGATACATGGCGAGGTGATGCACACAGTGGGGAGTACGGCGAAGAGATTTATAATGGGGTAGTCGAAGTTGCAAACCGACTGTATCCGGATATCGCAATCTTGATTCGCAATACGTTTGATCACGCATTAGACTTAATTGAAGATGGATCAGTTCATCTGTTGCACATAGATGGATTCCATACTCTGGAGGCTGTTACTTACGATTTTCAGTCTTGGTTACCCAAACTTGCGGAGCATGGTGTTGTCCTGTTCCATGACATCGCCGTCAAAGAGCATGGATTCGGTGTTTATCAACTGTGGGAGGAACTTAAGAAGCACCACCCATCACTTGAATTTCAACATTCTAGTGGATTAGGCGTGCTGTTTCCAAAAGGAACCAACAAATCTATTAATAAAATCCTCTCATTGAAAGAGGAGTTTCAGGCGATTTATACTGGTTAG
- a CDS encoding class II fumarate hydratase produces the protein MANQTRTVRDSLGDIEIPMDAYYGAQTARAIANFPISGLRLPPAFIRAQGIVKWAAAKAHADLGILDAVKADAICKASDEVAKGALDEWFRVDVYQAGAGTSQNMNANEVIAARATEILGGTRGGALLVHPNDDVNRSQSTNDTIHIAMNMAGLDMLTHDLAPALDSLEQALEERARAFAHIVKSGRTHLQDAVPMRLGDEFRAYAHNIRRHRHWVKQAADELLSIGFGGNAVGTGINTEPTFAKLAVRHVAEKTGLAYRLADNPFTFNQNPDEVVLVSGALRSLAQALGRIANDLRLLASGPRTGFAELILPAVQPGSSIMPGKVNPVIAEMLNMVVYQVLGCDTTVAQAGAAGQLELNVMMPVMAANFLHEIRILAHAAQVFADACVRGIAADESRCRQYAENSLSLATALNLELGYEQAAKVVKHALANDMSLRNACQSLGIPENIYARALDVDALSQPVREMPE, from the coding sequence ATGGCAAACCAAACGAGAACGGTTCGTGACTCCCTCGGTGACATCGAAATCCCAATGGACGCTTATTACGGCGCGCAGACCGCGCGTGCTATCGCCAACTTTCCGATTAGCGGGCTTCGACTACCGCCGGCCTTTATCCGGGCGCAGGGCATCGTGAAATGGGCGGCGGCCAAGGCGCATGCGGATCTTGGAATACTTGATGCAGTGAAGGCAGATGCCATTTGCAAAGCCTCCGATGAGGTGGCGAAGGGGGCGCTTGACGAGTGGTTTCGTGTGGATGTGTACCAGGCAGGCGCTGGAACCTCTCAAAACATGAATGCCAATGAGGTGATTGCCGCGCGGGCGACAGAGATTCTGGGAGGCACTCGAGGCGGCGCTTTGCTTGTTCATCCGAACGACGATGTCAACAGGTCGCAATCCACGAATGACACGATTCACATCGCGATGAACATGGCCGGATTGGACATGCTGACACATGATCTCGCCCCGGCGCTAGACAGCCTGGAACAGGCTCTTGAGGAGCGCGCCAGAGCATTTGCGCACATCGTCAAATCCGGTCGCACACACCTGCAGGATGCGGTGCCGATGCGTCTTGGTGATGAGTTTCGCGCCTATGCACACAATATCCGGCGGCATCGCCACTGGGTTAAACAAGCGGCTGATGAACTGCTGTCCATCGGATTTGGAGGAAACGCGGTTGGCACGGGCATCAATACAGAGCCTACATTCGCCAAACTCGCTGTCCGGCATGTTGCTGAAAAGACGGGGCTCGCGTATCGTCTGGCGGATAATCCGTTTACGTTCAATCAAAACCCGGACGAGGTCGTGCTGGTCAGTGGCGCTTTGCGGAGCCTCGCGCAGGCGCTCGGCCGGATCGCAAACGATCTGCGCCTGCTGGCCTCCGGGCCGCGCACTGGCTTTGCCGAATTGATCTTGCCGGCGGTCCAGCCGGGATCGTCCATCATGCCTGGTAAAGTGAATCCAGTCATCGCAGAGATGCTGAACATGGTGGTCTATCAGGTACTGGGCTGCGATACGACTGTCGCACAGGCGGGGGCGGCAGGCCAACTCGAACTGAACGTGATGATGCCGGTGATGGCAGCCAATTTTCTGCACGAGATCCGCATCTTGGCGCATGCGGCGCAGGTCTTTGCAGACGCTTGCGTACGAGGTATCGCGGCGGATGAGAGCCGTTGTCGCCAATATGCGGAAAACTCGCTGTCCCTCGCGACGGCGCTAAATCTCGAACTGGGATATGAGCAAGCAGCCAAGGTGGTCAAGCATGCGTTGGCCAATGACATGTCTTTGCGTAATGCTTGTCAGTCACTTGGCATCCCAGAAAATATTTACGCGCGCGCCCTTGATGTGGATGCGTTGTCGCAGCCTGTGCGAGAAATGCCTGAATGA
- a CDS encoding DUF2812 domain-containing protein, with product MSGSKERQTMRRSNLWWVWNYDKEEKKLDTLSERGIQLEKPGMFTATFVMDASQRYAYRMDYQPDIKWRQAKREEYLAFYRDAGWEYLGQCTQWHYFRRPWSDSDQMDIYTDAQSLKNHYQRIRWTIGGVLLIEILGLIGEVFNAHYAEKDLSIWPIVWVMAVLDVFLAYGFLQITRKYHRL from the coding sequence ATGAGCGGATCGAAGGAACGACAAACGATGCGTAGGTCGAATCTCTGGTGGGTATGGAATTACGATAAAGAAGAGAAAAAATTGGACACATTGTCCGAGCGCGGAATCCAATTGGAGAAGCCCGGCATGTTCACGGCGACGTTCGTGATGGACGCGAGCCAGCGTTACGCGTATCGAATGGATTACCAACCAGACATCAAGTGGCGACAAGCTAAGCGGGAGGAGTACCTGGCGTTCTATCGTGATGCTGGGTGGGAGTACCTCGGACAATGCACACAGTGGCACTACTTTCGCCGCCCGTGGTCTGATTCCGATCAGATGGACATCTACACTGACGCACAGTCCCTTAAGAATCATTATCAGAGAATTCGTTGGACGATTGGGGGCGTTTTGCTCATCGAAATCCTGGGTTTGATTGGCGAAGTTTTCAACGCACACTACGCGGAGAAGGACTTATCAATTTGGCCGATCGTGTGGGTGATGGCGGTCCTCGACGTGTTCCTCGCGTACGGTTTTTTGCAAATAACACGCAAGTACCACCGATTGTGA
- a CDS encoding PadR family transcriptional regulator, which produces MALKTANILPLTEAFYYILLSLYAGSAHGYAIMQKTQQISDKCVNLGAGTLYTALSTLLKKGLIELSDGPQKVESRRKVYAITPDGLTILRQELHRLERLVENGHRVINKMKGEEL; this is translated from the coding sequence TTGGCACTCAAAACGGCTAACATTCTGCCATTAACAGAAGCCTTCTACTATATCCTGCTGTCGCTGTATGCGGGATCAGCCCACGGATACGCTATTATGCAAAAAACGCAACAGATCAGTGACAAGTGCGTGAACTTAGGAGCGGGGACATTGTACACTGCGCTGAGCACGTTGCTGAAAAAGGGACTAATTGAACTCTCCGATGGACCGCAAAAAGTGGAGTCTCGGCGTAAAGTGTACGCCATAACACCGGATGGGTTGACGATTCTCAGGCAAGAATTGCACCGTCTCGAGCGGCTCGTGGAAAACGGGCACCGGGTAATAAACAAAATGAAGGGGGAAGAACTATGA